A window from Populus trichocarpa isolate Nisqually-1 chromosome 3, P.trichocarpa_v4.1, whole genome shotgun sequence encodes these proteins:
- the LOC7460216 gene encoding protein JINGUBANG encodes MVSAPMDLFVSEITTPSTPLLFAAATSTIGMSTSSSSSICSSEDSPATSFRFELQDVGCRSYPSKSLSGAYSYRPLAVLSGHVGSVSCLALCGEFILSASQGKDIIVWQQPDLRMFTKFGQGDGSVKALVTVGSKVFTAHQDSRIRVWKVSRRSENVFRLVDTMPTTKDYLGKFMKQSNYVQTRRHHKKLWIEHADSISCLTVYNGLIYSGSWDKTLKVWRISDLKCLESIKAHDDAINGLVACKGIVYSASADGKIKAWGKEGKSSHSLKGILEGHKDVSLNSVIVSDDGKWVYGGASDGFVMGWEGSYDFLSWKLVSETKAHQMAVLCMCLMGEFLFSGSADKSISIWKREAFGKLSKIGVINGHEGPVKCLQASPNNVGSGFLLYSGGLDKSLRVWWVPKQSTAQNTEEKSISLCS; translated from the coding sequence ATGGTCAGTGCTCCAATGGATCTTTTTGTGTCAGAAATCACCACTCCTTCAACCCCATTACTGTTTGCAGCAGCTACAAGTACCATTGGCATGAGTACTAGTAGCAGCAGCAGTATTTGCAGCAGTGAAGATAGCCCAGCAACATCTTTTCGCTTTGAGCTACAAGATGTGGGGTGTCGTAGTTATCCAAGCAAATCTTTATCTGGGGCTTACTCGTATAGGCCCCTGGCTGTTTTATCAGGTCATGTTGGGTCAGTTTCTTGCTTGGCTTTATGTGGGGAGTTTATTTTGAGTGCTTCTCAAGGCAAGGATATTATAGTTTGGCAACAGCCTGATTTGAGGATGTTTACAAAGTTTGGTCAAGGTGATGGTTCTGTGAAGGCATTAGTGACTGTTGGTAGTAAGGTTTTTACTGCCCATCAAGATAGTAGAATTAGGGTGTGGAAGGTGTCAAGAAGGTCTGAAAATGTGTTTAGGCTTGTTGATACAATGCCTACTACAAAGGATTATTTAGGGAAGTTTATGAAGCAAAGTAATTATGTGCAAACTAGGAGGCATCATAAGAAGTTATGGATTGAACATGCCGATAGTATTTCTTGTCTAACTGTTTATAATGGGTTGATTTATTCTGGTTCTTGGGATAAGACTCTTAAGGTTTGGAGGATATCAGATTTGAAGTGTTTGGAGTCAATTAAGGCTCATGATGATGCTATAAATGGATTGGTGGCCTGTAAAGGGATAGTTTATTCAGCATCTGCAGATGGGAAAATTAAGGCTTGGGGGAAAGAGGGAAAGAGTTCACATTCTTTGAAGGGGATTTTGGAGGGTCATAAAGATGTTTCACTTAATTCAGTGATTGTTTCAGATGATGGAAAGTGGGTCTATGGAGGAGCATCAGATGGGTTTGTGATGGGGTGGGAAGGGAGCTATGATTTTTTGAGTTGGAAATTGGTGTCTGAGACAAAAGCACATCAAATGGCTGTTTTGTGCATGTGTTTAATGGGGGAGTTTTTGTTTAGTGGATCTGCTGATAAGAGTATTAGTATATGGAAGAGAGAGGCTTTTGGCAAGCTTTCTAAAATTGGGGTCATAAATGGCCATGAAGGGCCTGTCAAGTGTCTACAAGCATCACCTAATAATGTTGGTAGCGGGTTCTTGCTTTACAGTGGTGGCCTTGACAAAAGCTTAAGGGTCTGGTGGGTTCCCAAGCAATCTACGGCACAGAATACAGAGGAAAAATCCATCAGCTTGTGCTCGTAA